The genomic DNA CATTTTACGGAACTTCAGCAATCTGTTGTCGGCTATGGGATTCCCGATATCAGTGGAGCTGACTTGAGTACCGAACGCAAACGTCGAGAATTTTTGAGATCCGTACAGGACGCAATTCAACGATTTGAACCACGTTTCAAATCGGTCCGCGTACAACTATTAGCATCGGATGAATATGTCGACAGAACACTACGATTTCGCATTGATGCCGTGATGTATGCCGATCCCCTGCCGGAATCGATTGTCTTCGATTCCTCCTTCGAACCGAAGTCTGGTCAGTTCAAGGTGAAAGGGGTTTGACATGGGATGCACCGCCAAGACGCCAGGGTTGAGAGCGTTTTCCGTGGTATTTCAGGCCGATTAAAACTTCGATGATTTTTTAATAACCACTAACTCACAAAGGTACGATGAGAGTTTTGGTGTGCGATGTCAGTTAACTGAAAATTCTTGAAAACTTTAATGAATGCGATTGGTTTTTAATTTGACGCTCAATCTCTCCAAAACTCTTTGTGTCTTCGTGCCTTTGTGATTTAATAAGTTTCTTTTGTCAAACCAGCAAACTTACTCCATCAATCTCTCTAATTATCTTGGCGTCTTGGCGTCTTGGCGGTTCATAATTTTTCATTCTTAATTTTTTATTAGTAGCTCACGGTGATTTTGTATGCAGGATGATTTACTGCGGTGGTATAACAACGAGCTCGGTTTTCTCCGACGGATGGGGGAAGAGTTTGCGCGGGAGCATCCGAAGATTGCGAGCCGGTTGAAACTCGGACCGGAGTCGAGTCAGGATCCGCATGTTGAGCGATTGATTGAAGCGGTTGCATTTCTAAATGCCCGCACGCGTCAGAAAATCGATGATGATTTCCCCGAGCTTTCCAATGCCATTCTCGAAGTCTTGCAGCCTCAATTCCTGGCTCCGATTCCTTCGATGATGATCACTCAGTTCAAGATTGGTGAAAGCGAAGCCAACTCCGTCAGTGGCTACACGATCGAACATGACACCAGCATTGAAACGGAATCCATTCAAGGCGAACCCTGTCGATTCCGGACCAGCAATGCCGTCACCATCTGGCCGGTTCAGGTGCAAGGAGGGAGTTGTCACAGCAGGCCCTTCAAAGCGCCGATGACGAAAAACTCGAAGGAAGCCGCGGGGGTCATTCATTTGACACTCAAAACGCGATCACCCGAATTTTCGATCAATCAGATCGAATGGGAGTCACTCCGTTTCTACTTGAGTGGACTTCCTCAGATTACTTATCCTCTCTATGAAACTCTCTGCAATAACGTGACAGAAGTCGCGTTCGCTCGTTCTGTTCAGGATGAGAATCCGCTGGTGTTTTCGCCCGAAATTATCCGGCAAGTTGGTTTTGAATCCGAGGATATTTTGTTGCCCGGCTCCGAACGGACGGCTTGGGAACATCGCCTGCTAACGGAGTTCTTTGTCTTCCCCGAAAAGTTTCTATTCTTCGATCTTGAAAAGCTCGACTTACTCAGAGGATCCGATTTTACTGAAGAATTTCATATCTTTTTTTATCTGAATGAGACTTTAGCCGAGTTGGAAAACGATGTGACGGCCTCCACGTTCCAACTGGGATGTACGCCGACGATCAATCTGTTTAAACAACGAGCCGACCCCATTTATCTGACACAAACCGAATTTGAATATCCGGTTTGTGGAGATGTCCGTCGTCCAGATGCTGTGGAAATTTACTCGATTGATGAAGTGACTGCTCAGGATAGCAACGGCGATGAGTTTGATTTTCAGCCGTTCTATTCAGTCGATCACCTGCATGAAGGCACGGGCGATCAAAATGGATTCTGGCATTCGATTCGCCGCGATAGCAAATTCAGCGAGACGGATGCTCAAAGTGGCTCCGAAGTTTTCATTTCTTTTGTGGATTTATCATTTACCACGATTCAACGGGATGACTGGATTGTGAATCTGGAGACGACTTGTCTGAATCGGAATCTACCCGAAAAGCTTCCTTACGGGAGAGGTCAACCGAAGTTGTACTTCTCGGAAGAAGCTGGGGCGGTCAGTGACGTACTGGCTCTTTCTGCACCGACAGCGACCGTACGGCCTCCGATGTTAAATCATGCTCGCTGGAAACTGATTTCGAACTTGAGTCTCGATCATCTCTCCCTCGTCGGAGATGATCAAGCGGCGAAAGCGTTGCGTGAGATTCTGGCAATCTATGATTTTGAAGAGTCGAGTGCCTCCCGAAATATGATTCAGGCGATCAAGTCGGTGACTTCCCGGCGTGTGACTCGCCGCATTCACGAGAGCAACTACAGTGGAGTGAGCCGGGGAATTGAAGTGACGGTGACGTTCGACAGTCAGGTCGATGAGCCGAAACTGTTTTTGCTGGCTTGTGTGATTGAGCGATTTCTCGGACAAGCCTGCACGCTCAATTCTTTTTCTCAATTGATTGTGCAGTCCGACAATGAAGATGTGATCTGGAAGAAATGGGCCCCCAGAACAGGAAGTCGCATCCTCTTATGATTCGCCGTCTTATCAAAATGACTCGAAAGTTTCGTTTGCTTCAGGCGATCCGTCTGGTGGAAATGCAGACGATTCGTGCACAAATAGGTCGTGGTCGACTTCAACAGATTGGTTCAAATTCGAGTCCAGATCAGGAACCGATCCGCCTCGGCTCGGTTGCCAAAGCTCGTTTCGCCGGCAGCGAAGTCGAGGAGATTTCTGAAGAACCCGCTGGTAGTCAACCCGGATTTTCAAATCAATTGATACGTCTGCAGACATCGGTCATGGGACTGACGGGGCCAACCGGCGTATTGCCATTGCACTATACATCGCTGCTGTTGCAACGCCAAAAGTTGCACGACAATGCGATGACCGACTTTTACGATATTTTCAATCACCGTTCGCTTTCGATTTTTTATCGCGCCTGGGCCAAACAGCAAATTCCGGTCTCCTATGAAACGAGCCGATTGATTGGGGATCGCCCGGATCGAATCACTGCGCTGTTGAACAGTCTGGTCGGTCAGGGATTTTCGGAACTCCAGAAACGAACTCCTGTTCCAGACCAAACGCTTTTGATGTTCGCCTCACTGTTTTCTTCGAGAAGACGAACAGCTTCTGGTCTGGAAAATATTTTGTGGATCTGCATGAAGATTCCTGTCGAGGTCGAGCAGTTCCAGCCTCAATGGTTAAATCTGGAACTGGAGGAGCGGACCAGGCTCGGCAGTCGGGACCAGGAAGTGATCGCGAACAATCAACTGGGGCGATCAGCGATATGTGGTGAGCGTGTCTTCGATTTGCAAAGTCGATTTCGCATTGTTTTGACGACAGCTTCCTATTTAGAATTTGCGAGCTTCCTTCCTGATCAGAAAAAACTGAAGGTCATTCAGGAATTGACCCGACGTTATGTCGGAATGGAGTACGATTTTGACGTTCAGGTAAAACTTTCAGGAAAAGATGTCCCGGCATGTCAATTGAGCCGAGAACAGAAAATACCCGCCCGACTTGGTCGCAACAGTTGGTTGCGAAGTCGTTCGATGACGGGAACCACTGGAGATGCTGTTTTTAATATCGCCGATTCTGCCTGAGAATCAATTGCTCTCCTGCAGAGAATGTCCTACAAATCATTTAATAAACCTCAGTGAATAACACGTTCCAATTGGATGGGAAAACAACTCGATGGTCAGCGTCAATCTCAAATCACTGGTTGGTAAGCTCAATCCGACAACGCAGCGAACACTTGAAGGAGCAGCTGGGCTTTGTTTGTCGCGGACAAATTATAATGTCGAACTGGAACACTGGCTCTATAAACTGGTTGAAGAACCCGATACCGATCTCACCATCATTTTCAAACAGTTCGATGTTAACCCCGCCCGCGTGTTGCAGGAGTTGACCTCGTCTATGGATCGGTTTAAAACTGGAAACGCCCGCCCGCCAGCATTGTCTCCGGATTTGATCACAGCAATTCGTGAAGCCTGGATTCTAGGTTCCGTCGAGTACGGCAGTTCTCTTGTTCGTACTGGATATTTGCTGGCCGCGATACTGGCGGATGAAACGCTTGGTCGAACCGTCGCGGGTGCATCCAGTGAACTGAAGCAAATCACTGCCCCACAATTATTGAGCCAACTTTCTGTCCTGTTACCTGAATCTCGTGAAGCGGGTGGTGAAGCAATTTCTTCAAAGACCGCCCGCCCTTCTTCAGGTGGGCAGCCGGTCAAGCCGGGAGGTGTATCGAAAACACCTTCGCTCGATCAATTCACGGTCGATATGACGGAACGTGCCCGTCAGGGTGAGATCGATCCTGTGCTCGGACGTGATGAAGAAATCAGTCAGGTCGTCGATATTCTGACTCGCCGTCGGCAGAACAATCCAATTATAGTGGGAGAGCCGGGTGTCGGTAAAACGGCTGCGGTGGAAGGCTTCGCACTTCGCATCGCAGCAGGAGATGTTCCCGAGCCGTTGAAAAATGTTTCTTTGCGATCGCTCGATCTGGCATTGTTGCAGGCAGGAGCTGGAGTGAAAGGTGAGTTCGAAAATCGATTAAAGTCGGTACTGAATGAAGTGAAATCCTCACCTCAGCCAATCATTATGTTCATCGATGAAGCACACACGATGATCGGAGCTGGCGGTTCTGCGGGACAGGGCGATGCCGCGAACCTGCTTAAACCGGCTTTGGCACGTGGTGAGTTAAGAACGATCGCTGCGACCACCTGGGCGGAATACAAAAAGTACTTCGAGAAAGACGCGGCTCTGGCTCGTCGCTTTCAGGTCGTACAAGTCGGTGAACCGCCCGAAAAATCAGCCATTGAAATGATTCGTGGTATCGTCGATGTTCTGGAGAAGCACCATCATGTGCGCATTCTCGATGAAGCGGTTCGCGATGCGGTTGTGTTGTCCAAACGATACATTTCCGGGCGACACCTTCCTGATAAAGCGGTCAGTCTGATTGACACGGCTTGTGCTCGTGTGGCGATGAGTTATCAGGCGACTCCCGGTCAAGTAACCGATTTGCACCGACGTGAAGAGCAGCTCGATGTAGCGATTAAAATTCTCGAACGAGAATCGGCAGCGGGGAGCGACCACAAGGAAGAAATCGAAGAATTGATTGCCGAAAAAGAAGCCGTCACCGCTGATCTGCAGGCGATCGAAGAACGCTGGAAAAGCGAACTCGAACTCGTGCAGGAAATTCGAGATGCACGGGAACAGTTGATGAATGGTCCTTCTGAAGGCGAAGAGAAAGACGCGGATGCGAAACCAGTCACGTTGGATTCCCTGAAAGCACTTAACGAAAAACTGGATACGATTCAGGGGGATGCTCCGCTGGTGCATGTCTGTGTCGACTCCCAGGCGATTGCCGAAGTCGTTTCCAACTGGACGGGAATTCCTGTCGGGCGAATGGTTTCGGATGAAATTTCGAACATTCTGCATCTGAAAGATCGGATGGAAGGCCGCGTTGTTGGTCAATCTCATGGATTGTCTGCAATTGCCAAAAGCGTACAAACTTCCCGCGCGAAATTGAAAGATCCGCAGCGACCAATTGGCGTCTTCATGCTGGCCGGGCCGAGTGGTGTGGGGAAAACCGAAACGGCAATTACCCTGGCCGAGTTGCTTTACGGCGGCGAGCAGAACATGACGACGATTAATATGTCGGAGTTCAAGGAAGAGCATAAAGTCTCCCTGCTGATGGGATCGCCTCCCGGCTACGTTGGTTATGGCGAAGGGGGCATTCTGACAGAAGCGGTTCGACGTCGACCATACAGCGTGGTTCTGCTCGATGAACTGGAAAAAGCGCACGAAGGGGTGCAGGAGATTTTCTATCAGGTCTTCGACAAAGGTATTCTGCGTGATGGCGAAGGTCGGGATATCGATTTCAAGAATACCGTCATCATCATGACTTCGAATGCGGGGACGGATCTCATCACAAAATTATGTGAAGATCCCGACACGATGCCGAATGCCGAAGGTTTGACCGCTGCACTGCATCAGGAGTTGATGAAAACATTCAAGCCAGCCTTCCTTGGTCGCTGCACGTTGATTCCTTACTTCCCATTATCCGAAGATGTTCTGCGGAATATTATTCATCTGAAATTGAAGAAGGTGGTAAATCGCGTGCAGGATAATCACCGGGCGACTCTCGAATACACACCGGCTGTGGTCGATAGTATTTTGAGTCGATGTCAGGAAGTGGCCAGTGGAGCTCGAAATGTCGATAACATTTTGAATGGCACAATGCTACCCGAGTTGAGCACCGAGTTTTTATCGGCACTGGCTACCGGAAAGACTATTACAACCGCTAAGATCGACGTCGCAGAGGACGATCAGTTCACCTACGACATTCAATAATCTGGCTGACGACTTACTTCGAACTACCTTTGTTGGAATGATCGAAATTTAACCTGGCACTGAGAGGAGCACGACATGGCTTTTGATGCGTTTTTGCAGATTGACGGAATTCCTGGCGAAAGTACTGATTCCAAGCACAAAGACTGGATCGAAATTATCGATTACAGTCACACAATGGCGCAGAAAATCAGTGATACCGCAAGTAGCTCAGGAGCTCGCGCTTCAGAACGAGCCAATCACGGACTGTTCATTGTCACAAAAGACCTCGACAAATCGAGCCCGAAGCTGGCCGTCTCTTTGAATACAGGAGCTTCGATTGCCACAGTTCGTATGGAACTCTGCAGAGCCACCGGCGACAAACAGTTGTATATGGTTTACGAAATGAAGGACGTGATCGTCGCCGATATTTCCGTTCAAGGAGATATGACTGGCGAACGCAGCGTCCCGACCGAAGTCGTATCCTTCAACTACGGCGAAATCGAATGGACTTATACAGTCACCGATCAGAAAACTGGGAAAGCTGCTGGCGATATCACTGGGAAGTGGAGTGTTGTTGAAAATACTGGTGGTTAATCTGCTGAGTGATCAGAAGAATTCAATCAACCTTCGGAAGATCATTACAATTTTCCGAAGGTTTTTTATTTGTCCATTTTCAAATAGGCTAAGCAGGCCTCCGAGTTCTAAGTGTTGTGATCATACTCGTAATCCTTATGATAGGAATCATGGTATCGAACAATATTGATGCGTTGTGGTCCTTTCAGAAAATATGGATATCAGCATGATCAGTTCCCATTTTTCTTCTGCTGAAATCGAACAGTATCAGCAAGATGGCTTTTTACTGATCGAAGACTTTCTCAATCCCGAAGAAGCTTCGCTACTTCAGCAGGCCAGTCATAACGATGCGATCCTGCAGAAAGCCGCGATGGATGTCAAAGATGCTGCTGGGCGGAAGACGAATCTTTCACTCTGGAATCATCCCGGCGACGACATCTATGGCGTGATCGCGCGGAGTGAGCGGGTTGTCACTCGGATGGAACAACTGCTCAACGATGAAGTCTACCACTATCATTCTAAGTTGAGTGCCAAAGAGCCTCGTGTTGGTGGCGCCTGGGAATGGCATCAGGATTATGGCTACTGGTACAAGAACGGTTGCCTGCTGCCGACGATGGCCAGCGTGTTTATTGCGGTCGATCCCGCGACTAAAGAAAACGGCTGCATGCAGGTGTTGACCGGTTCGCATCGCATGGGGCGGATCGATCATCACTTTGAAGGCGAACAGACCGGAGCCGATCTTGATCGGGTCGAACTGGCGAAACAACGCTTCCCGCTCCTCTATTGCGAAATGAAAGCAGGCACGGCTCTCTTTTTTGATGGCAATCTGCTGCATCGATCCGATCCGAATTTGAGCGACTCACCCCGCTGGGGGTTAATTTGCTGCTACAACACGAAAACAAACGATCCACTTATTCCCCATCACCATCCCGGCTACACACCACTGAGCAAATTGCCGGACTCCGCGATTCGAGAAACGGGTGTCAAAACCGCTTCCAGACAAAGTCAGTTTCTCAAGCAGGCGGAAGACAGAACGAGCCGTGTAATCGGTGAAGTCGGAGAGCACGGATGAGTCAGCCAGGTGAGTATGAATTGCAGACGAAACCGATTTTGCCAGAAGATCGCTCAATTCCCATCGGCTGCATCGGATCTGGCTTCATCATGGCCGATTGTCAAATTCCTGCTTACAAAGCAAACGGCCTCAATCCTGTTGCGATAGCATCCCGCTCGCCGGATAAAGTCGCCGCAGTTGCAAAGCGACATGGGATGAAATCGTACGCGACACATCAGCAATTGTTGGCAGATGAGTCGATTCCGATCATCGACATTGCCGTCCCACCCGATGTGCAGTTCGACATCATTCGAGAAGTTATCCAGCACAAACACATTCGCGGCATTCTCGCTCAAAAACCGTTGGGCATGAATCTGGCAGAGGCGAGAGAGATTGTCGAACTCTGTGAGGCAGCCGGAGTCACACTGGCTGTCAATCAGAATATGCGCTACGACCAGTCGGTTCTGGCAGCGAAGTCATTACTTCAACAGAATGCTCTCGGCGAACCGGTGTTTGCGACCATCGATATGAGAGCCGTCCCCCATTGGATGCCCTGGCAGGAACGGCTCGGCTGGTTGACATTGCGAATCATGTCGATCCATCACCTTGATACATTCCGCTACTGGTTCGGTATGCCCTCACGAATTTTTGCGAGCTTACGAACCGATCCCCGCACCTCCGAAAAGTTCACTCATGTCGATGGCATCTGCACTTATATCCTCGAATACGAAAACGGCTTGCGGGCCTGCAGTTGGGACGATGTTTGGGCTGGTCCAATGACGGAAGGAGCAGGGGCCGATCATGGAATCAACTGGAGAATTGAAGGAACCGCAGGGCTCGCTCAAGGAACCATTGGCTGGCCGAAGTATCCCGAGCGCTGCCCGAGTACAATCGAATATGTGACGAAGCAGAACCCTGACAACTGGTTTCGCCCCCGCTGGGACGATGTCTGGTTTCCCGATGCCTTCGCAGGACCGATGTGCGAACTGCTATGTGCGTTAGAGCAGGGAATTCAACCAGTGTTGAATGGTCGAGATAATCTCAAAACGATGGCAATGGTCGAGGCGTGCTATCTTTCCGCCCAGCAGCATCGGGCTATTGATCCGAAATCACTTTAATTACTCCAATATCAGTTAGGATTCCCTTTTCATAATTCGATTTCAGCTCTCGCATTCCAGTTGGAATACAATAAGATCATTTCAAGAAGGACAATCTCTTGGTAACGACTAAGTGATCAGGACTGCAGTTTCACACAGAGTAATCGAGGGCGATCATGGTCTGGAAAATTGTTCAGGATTTTAAAAAGTTTACGCTCCGTGGCAACATGCTCGATCTGGCAATCGGATTTACGGTCGGAGCAGCCTTCACGACGGTCGTAAAATCGTTCGTGAACGATATTCTCATGCCACCAATTGGCTTATTAACCGGCGGCACGGATTTTTCAGATCTGTACGCCGTACTTGCCCCACCAGAAGGAGGGCAGATTCCTGAAGGGGGATATGCAAGCCTGGGAGCAGCTACGGAAGCCGGAGCGGTCACGCTCAATTATGGCGTATTTATCAACAACTGTCTCTCACTACTGATCGTCTCGGCTGCCATCTTCATTGTGATTCGTCTCATCAACCGCGTTGACGAAAAACTCGACAATGTCTTCGATGAAGACCCCCCGCCACCGGAAGAACCCTCCGATAAGAAGTGTCCTCATTGCCGAACGGTCATCCCTTTCCGAGCCAGTCGCTGCCCGAATTGTACTTCGGAACTGGAGCCAGTTGAGGGTGCTGCGACAGCGTGAGTCGTTGTGGGTGAATAGTTGAAACCAGAAGCATCAATAAGGTAATTGCTTTCCTTCTCCCCGGGGGAGAAGGTGCCCGAAGGGCGGATGAGGGGAAACGATTAACCATCGAGGCAAGATTTCATCCGTTGTTCAACAAGATGTAGGTCAGGCAGTGCCTGACTTCTATCTGGGTTGAACGCACAATTCGTCAGGCAGTGCCTGACCTACAACTGTGAGTTAAGCTTACAAGCACGAAGCGCAAGCGAGTGTGTCAAACACGGTCAACACACTCGCTTGCGCTTCGTGCTTGTATTCATTACACCAGCGCGCACAAAAAAACCCTTACCGAACCTGCGGGGTTGGCCGAAGGTTAGGGTCGGGTTTTCGTGTTTGATCGATTGCCGGGGGGAGGCGGTCTTGAACACTTTCGAATATTATCTGCAGCGATACGGTAGGAGCAAACACAGCATTTCGCCGTTATTTGATATCCGCGCGTCTGCAGTAATCATTTGAAAATGGTCGAGTCATGCGTATCATCCATGATACGCGATGTCTGACCTGATCAATTGACTGGAGATTGGAATCATTCCAACCGGGTTCAGGCAATTGCTTTTTTCCGGGTGATCAGTGTCCGCACACGTTCTGCCAAGAGGGCAATATCGAACGGTTTACGGAACGTTTCATTGAACAGTGTGCGATCGAAACCGCTGGCACTGTCGTCGTCGCTGATCAGTCCAACGAGCACGGTGTCGTTGTAATCAGCATTTTTTCGCAGGTTCTGGGCAATCATCAGAGCTTCGTTGCGGCCCATGGCGAAGTCGATGATGACTCCATCCGGGTGCAGCGATTCTGCTTGAATGCCGGCTTCAAATCCACTTGCGGCGGATTCCAGTTTAAAATCCTCCAAAGGAAGAACTTCGCCAAGCATCGTACGGATCGGGCCTTCGATGCCAACGAGGAGCAGTTTGCCCATCGCTTCATCTTCCAGCTCGCCGAGAGGCATGCCATGTTCTTTCAAAAATCTGATCAAATGCTCGCGGGGAATTCGTCGGTCTTGTGAACCGGGAATTCGATAACCGCGGAGTCGACCAGAGTCGAACCATTTACTTACGGTTCTTGGAGCAACTTTACAGATTTTTGCAACCTGTCCAGTTGTGAAGATTGTCCTCATTACGGGCTCTCCAATCACACTTATGCCACTCTACAGCGAACAATTCACTGCAAAGGAAGCCCCCGCTGTCGATGGTCGGCATCCGTGCCAATGTTTCCATGGCAGTGTCCACCGGACATGATTCAGGGTACTCTCAGGGTCAGGGTCTTATAACTCGATGGTGTTGCCTCACACGTTTTCAACTTGTTCGAATACAGATCTCTCTGAATTCTCGAACAGGGAAACGACTAACATACGTGGGCTCGTATATTTCTTTTGTCCATCGCCATGACAGGAGAGAATTGAGTCGACCGAACTGAAATGGGATAGGTCCCATATTCATGCTATTACCGTGTGACCAGACAAATGAGTCCGGTTGAAAGTCTCAGCATCCCCATGCTGATCATCCAATAGTAATAGTGGTCTCGTCCTTGATGGAGTGTCCCGTGAATACAACAGTATTCAGGCAAGTTTCCCCCCTCCATGACAGCTTCCAAAAGATACGATCGCTTCCCTGCAATCGTCGGAATCAACACCAGCAGGTTTTGGCCTGAGCCGCGATTCGTGGTACTTGAGGGCCAAATCGAAAACCGATTTGAAACCCAAGAGACACGAACCAAACCATGTCGGAATTGATTCCAGCCGTCTAAGTATCTCATTCGGTATTTTTGACACCCAATCTTGAACCTGTTGGCCAAAAGCGCGTCAGAACGTGTCAATCCGAAATGACTGGAGAATTCGTTTCGATCTGCCGAGAAGGACGTGAATTCCGCAAATGCCTAATTAATAGACACTTACGAACAACCCAGGTGGCAAAACGCTTTCCAGAGAGAGTCAAACCAATTTTGAAAAATTTTCAGCGAACCTGTTTGGGCGGGAGTGTTCCAGGAGAGGAAAAGAGGAGGAACCACGGATGCACACGGATGGGCATAGATAAAAGGAAGAGAGCACTTGATAGACCGGGGCGCCCAGAGAATTTCGCAGAGTTCTCTGGATGGCGCAGCCACAGGAGGTTTGTGGAAGTGTGGCGGAATTCAGAATTCAGACTGTAGGTCAGGCATTGCCTGACGAAACTGGACGTAGAGTCAAATTGAACTTCATTCGGATAGCTTATTGCAATATGTTCACGCGTCAGTTCATACTGCTGAGACTTGATAAACTGAATATGGCTAGTCAATTAAAATTTATTCGTCGGAGAATTTGATGGCTACTTCGCATACCTGGTTTGCCACCGATAAAGATATTTCGTTGATCTTAGACTGGCTCGTAAAGGCCGGAGCTCAATCAGTGGACAAGGTGCACAACATCGAAGATTTTTCAACGAATGGTTCTGAATGCGCTATCGTGTTCCCCACAATTGGGCCAACGGTATATTGGCCTGATCCAATTAACCTGAGTGAATATGAGGAAAATACGAGCTATTGGAGACAAGCCATTTTGACGAAAAGGGACATCGAGCTACACCCTCAATGTCGCATGATAGATCCTCAAAAATCACCTACTGCAGGATTGAAGTTGCCATATTTACGAGATGGAAAATACTGGGCGGCTGGATCACTCTGGTTCCCCACGATTAATCTCAAAAAGGTCTTTCCGGAATTAGCGAGAATTTGCGGAAGATTCGAACGTTGGATTCGTAAATTTCCCACTGTCTTTGATAATCGTAAGGGGAAGAATAAAACCGAATTTGATCATCAAATCTGTCACAGCAGCATTATACAATGTATAAATGCATTACCGGACGCATGTTCACTTTTGAAAAATGGTGCCTGCATGGTTGACCATATGACATCTGATTTCACATTTCGAGGTTGTAAGGAAAATTGGAAGACGTAAGAAGTCAGCAGGAAACCCAATCCTCAAACCGAAACCTCTTGTGGCGGGTGGCCCAGCCGTTTCGGCTGGGTCGATGAAATCGACAAGATGCCGTCATCGTGTGGGCCATTTTGTGATCAAACCGGTCTTTGCAAATTGAATCCGGATGGCGCCTCCATCTTTTTGCTCCGCAACCCGACCGAAGCGGTCGGGCCACCCTGCGTTCACCCCTCTTGGGGGCATTTTCTGGGCAAGTTCGATGTGAGACAACACCACATGTCACTCAAAATTGGACAGAGGGGCATAACTTGTAATCGACCACGGACACAATCCGTGGCTTTGGCCTGTCCCGTAACACGAGGTAATCGTTCTGGGTCTATTTGAATTCAATATCAACTTTCTACCACAGAATTGTGAAACCAATTACATTTTACTGACTCCACAATGTCCTGTCCAAGTCAGTCATTTGAAAACCGAGATCAATCGAATATACAATTAACATTATCTTAGTAATCTACTTTTTGAAAATAATCTTGCTGGTCCGACAGAGTCTTTCAGGGGCGAAGTCCATAGGCCGTGGGTTTAGTATATACTAAATGAATATTCTTCCCATTTGCAGGAAACGATGCAGGAAACCCCTCGTAATTCTATGCATTTCATGTAAACTGTGGAAAGTCAATCGAGCTGAAAACCTA from Rubinisphaera italica includes the following:
- a CDS encoding phytanoyl-CoA dioxygenase family protein, translated to MISSHFSSAEIEQYQQDGFLLIEDFLNPEEASLLQQASHNDAILQKAAMDVKDAAGRKTNLSLWNHPGDDIYGVIARSERVVTRMEQLLNDEVYHYHSKLSAKEPRVGGAWEWHQDYGYWYKNGCLLPTMASVFIAVDPATKENGCMQVLTGSHRMGRIDHHFEGEQTGADLDRVELAKQRFPLLYCEMKAGTALFFDGNLLHRSDPNLSDSPRWGLICCYNTKTNDPLIPHHHPGYTPLSKLPDSAIRETGVKTASRQSQFLKQAEDRTSRVIGEVGEHG
- a CDS encoding Gfo/Idh/MocA family protein, whose product is MSQPGEYELQTKPILPEDRSIPIGCIGSGFIMADCQIPAYKANGLNPVAIASRSPDKVAAVAKRHGMKSYATHQQLLADESIPIIDIAVPPDVQFDIIREVIQHKHIRGILAQKPLGMNLAEAREIVELCEAAGVTLAVNQNMRYDQSVLAAKSLLQQNALGEPVFATIDMRAVPHWMPWQERLGWLTLRIMSIHHLDTFRYWFGMPSRIFASLRTDPRTSEKFTHVDGICTYILEYENGLRACSWDDVWAGPMTEGAGADHGINWRIEGTAGLAQGTIGWPKYPERCPSTIEYVTKQNPDNWFRPRWDDVWFPDAFAGPMCELLCALEQGIQPVLNGRDNLKTMAMVEACYLSAQQHRAIDPKSL
- the mscL gene encoding large conductance mechanosensitive channel protein MscL; the protein is MVWKIVQDFKKFTLRGNMLDLAIGFTVGAAFTTVVKSFVNDILMPPIGLLTGGTDFSDLYAVLAPPEGGQIPEGGYASLGAATEAGAVTLNYGVFINNCLSLLIVSAAIFIVIRLINRVDEKLDNVFDEDPPPPEEPSDKKCPHCRTVIPFRASRCPNCTSELEPVEGAATA
- a CDS encoding helix-turn-helix domain-containing protein, with amino-acid sequence MRTIFTTGQVAKICKVAPRTVSKWFDSGRLRGYRIPGSQDRRIPREHLIRFLKEHGMPLGELEDEAMGKLLLVGIEGPIRTMLGEVLPLEDFKLESAASGFEAGIQAESLHPDGVIIDFAMGRNEALMIAQNLRKNADYNDTVLVGLISDDDSASGFDRTLFNETFRKPFDIALLAERVRTLITRKKAIA